A stretch of Astyanax mexicanus isolate ESR-SI-001 chromosome 21, AstMex3_surface, whole genome shotgun sequence DNA encodes these proteins:
- the mvb12a gene encoding multivesicular body subunit 12A: MSMSSAPSRPITAVAWASSTTTCPGQFTLISMTEDGTAANFTRGFGLKSGYYLCYSKDLSGGMVVSDVQVISDKDTIPHGYCYIPEFMEPKASVWKKKRVCVRMVPVDSVSTAVLDIRLTTKSKMMLQQYTCLGDMLGYVLWYMKGTFSTPPQAKPRSISLDMRKLSFDAAGPPLPLRPSNPPPAPPKISHRRSTLKEKESKDDSGHDSLNVYGITAMDGVPFVLHPKFQTQSNGKVSVVKLDDICIKSVQDIENEYHYTFTVEELAAKRSRPGMTSNS; the protein is encoded by the exons aTGTCTATGTCGAGCGCCCCCAGCAGGCCGATCACCGCCGTGGCCTGGGCCTCCAGCACCACCACCTGCCCCGGCCAGTTCACCCTG ATCAGCATGACTGAAGATGGAACTGCTGCCAACTTTACCAGGGGCTTCGGCCTAAAATCAGGATACTACCTGTGTTACAGCAAG GATCTGTCTGGGGGAATGGTGGTGTCTGATGTTCAGGTGATCTCTGATAAAGACACGATTCCTCACGGATACTGCTACATCCCCGAATTCATGGAGCCCA AGGCCTCCGTATGGAAGAAGAAgcgagtgtgtgtgcgtatgGTTCCTGTGGACAGCGTGTCAACTGCCGTTCTGGACATCCGACTGACCACCAAGAGTAAAATGATGCTACAGCAGTACACCTGCCTggg gGATATGCTTGGTTATGTACTTTGGTATATGAAGGGTACATTCTCCACTCCACCCCAGGCTAAGCCTCGGAGTATCAGCCTGGATATGCGAAAACTCTCTTTTGATGCTGCTGGACCTCCCCTGCCTCTCAGACCCAG TAACCCACCTCCAGCTCCGCCCAAGATCAGCCACCGCCGCAGCACCTTAAAGGAGAAGGAGAGCAAAGACGACTCCGGACATGACAGTCTCAACGTCTACGGGATCACAG CGATGGATGGAGTTCCATTTGTTCTGCACCCGAAGTTTCAGACTCAGTCTAACGGAAAG gtGTCGGTGGTAAAGTTGGATGATATCTGTATTAAATCTGTGCAGGATATAGAAAACGAG TATCACTACACTTTCACAGTGGAGGAGCTGGCTGCCAAGCGTTCCCGCCCAGGGATGACATCAAACTCATAA
- the LOC103024499 gene encoding protein NLRC3-like has translation MGDSAEGPEEFGSQSGVISHRSSIMAQNDGVANVPQMIGCNVRRLHMNFRLSANPKQQASHAYPDIESIGEELKSNFKRKYEMIFEGIAKRGKPALLRNIYTELIVMDGESGGLNVEHEFQQIKNVKTFLKEDLPISCNDLFTPLNFQGLEEDVDKIKTEGKMEKTKPRTVVTLGIAGIGKTVSVQKFILDWAEGKANQDIDLLLVLPFLKLNSIKDEKRSLHELLLYFHSELKDFENSKYYDCRILFIFDGLDESQLPLRFGRNGRVSDVSKSASLDELMTNLIDGNLLPSALIWITSRPAAIDKIPPHLIHRMTEVRGFTDTQKEEYFRKRFTNQSLASRIISHVKESRSLEIMCHIPVFCWITATVLEQMLKGGHKEIPSSLTELYTRFLLIQTSEKKKKYLGIRENDPLNLSQEDVQLILQLGKLAFSGLQMRNIVFSEDDLKQYNINVTEASLRSGLFTEIVRGEDPMFSEKIYSFVHLSFQEYLAAFYAFHTFANKRENAMECWVNKSTTAKLLNSLILSSLWEISHHQMSLYDLHKYAIDEALKSNSGHLDLFCI, from the exons ATGGGGGATTCAGCAGAAGGTCCAGAAGAGTTTGGTTCCCAGTCTGGAGTAATCTCCCACCGCTCCTCCATTATGGCTCAGAATGATGGGGTGGCTAACGTTCCCCAGATGATTGGCTGTAATGTTCGGCGTCTCCACATGAATTTTAGGCTGTCGG cAAATCCTAAACAGCAGGCTTCACATGCTTACCCTGATATTG AGAGCATCGGAGAGGAACTTAAGTCAAACTTCAAAAGAAAATATGAGATGATCTTTGAAGGAATCGCTAAGAGAGGAAAACCTGCTTTATTACGGAACATCTACACAGAACTCATTGTCATGGATGGAGAAAGTGGAGGACTAAATGTAGAACATGAATTTCAGCAGATTAAAAATGTAAAGACTTTTCTTAAAGAGGACTTGCCAATCAGCTGCAATGACCTCTTTACACCCTTGAACTTTCAAGGTCTTGAAGAAGATGTGGACAAAATAAAGACtgaaggaaaaatggaaaaaactaAACCCAGAACTGTGGTGACTCTAGGAATCGCTggcattggaaaaacagtctctgtgcagaagttcattcttgACTGGGCTGAGGGAAAAGCCAACCAGGACATCGATCTTCTGCTGGTGCTACCTTTCCTTAAGTTGAACTCAATCAAAGATGAGAAACGGAGTCTTCATGAGCTTCTGCTCTATTTTCACTCTGAACTCAAAGATTTTGAGAATTCTAAATATTATGACTGTAGAATTCTGTTCATTTTTGATGGACTGGATGAAAGCCAGCTTCCGTTACGTTTTGGACGTAATGGAAGAGTCTCAGACGTCTCCAAATCAGCATCATTGGATGAGCTGATGACGAACCTCATTGatgggaatctgcttccctctgctttgATCTGGATAACTTCTCGACCGGCTGCAATCGACAAGATTCCTCCACACCTCATCCATCGCATGACGGAGGTACGAGGGTTCACAGATACtcagaaggaggagtacttcaggaagagatTCACCAATCAAAGCTTGGCCAGTAGAATCATCTCCCATGTGAAAGAATCCAGGAGCCTTGAGATCATGTGCCATATtcccgtcttctgctggatcACAGCTACAGTCCTGGAACAAATGCTGAAAGGAGGCCATAAAGAAATCCCTTCATCTCTTACCGAGCTCTACACTCGATTCCTACTCATCCAAACAAgcgagaaaaagaagaaataccTCGGGATAAGAGAAAACGATCCTCTGAATCTGTCACAAGAAGATGTTCAGCTTATCCTTCAACTGGGGAAGTTGGCCTTCAGTGGTCTACAAATGAGAAACATTGTGTTTTCAGAAGATGATCTAAAACAGTACAACATTAACGTCACTGAAGCCTCTCTGAGGTCAGGATTGTTCACTGAGATTGTCAGAGGGGAGGATCCGATGTTCTCTGAAAAGATCTACAGCTTTGTGCACTTGAGCTTTCAAGAGTATCTAGCGGCTTTCTATGCTTTCCACACATTCGCAAACAAACGAGAGAATGCTATGGAATGCTGGGTAAATAAATCTACTACAGCAAAGTTATTAAATTCTTTAATTCTCAGCTCTCTATGGGAGATTTCTCACCACCAGATGTCCCTATATGACCTGCACAAATATGCCATTGATGAAGCTTTGAAGAGTAACAGTGGGCATTTAGATCTTTTCTGTATTTAG